Sequence from the Bacteroidales bacterium genome:
GATAAGTCAATAGAAACAAGTTGTTTACATGTTTTTTGTGTTTCTGTTGACTAATCTTGGTTTATCGGTAAAGCGCTTCAAGAACCTCATTCACTTTCCTGCCCGTTTCGCCCGGTATCGCAGGTTCACGGTTTTCACGCACAGCTTCGATAAAATCGGCAACCAACGGCCGGTGGGGATTATGAAACGAAAGATGGGTCTCAGGTACTTCCCCTCCCGGAAGCTTCAGCACCATCTTTCCCTCATTCAATGAAAGCACCTCTGCCGATGCGTTGGTACCGAAAATTTCCAGCAGATCCTGACGCGTACTGATACTGTGCGATACGGTTATGGTGGCCAGTGCATTGTTTGCAAACCGCAGCAGGGCTATCGCCGTGTCCTCAACTTCCCGGATCAGCTTTACACTGGTCATCATTCCTTTTACTTCAGCAATATCTCCAAGAATGTACATCAGCATTTCAATGCGGTGGCATCCAAAATCAAACATAGGCCCCCCGCCGGCTTTGTCTTTTTCAAGAAACCAGTGCCGTGGATGGTCGGGAGGCACATCAAACGACTCAAAAGCAGTACAGTGCGCATATACTACATTCCCGAGCCGGCCGGAAGAAATAATTTCACGGATGCGTTTTACAACAGGATAAAAATGCCGGTAATACGCTATACCCAGTTTAACATTGTGATTTCTGCAGGCTTCTATCATGGCATCGCATTCAGCAACCGAAAGGGCCATGGGTTTTTCGCATAAAACATGCTTGCCGCATTCGGCAGCGCGGATGGCCATGGGCGCATGCATAAAAACCGGTGTGGCAATATATACCCCGTCAATTTCCGGATCAGAAACCAGGTCCTCCCATCGGGAATAGCTTTTAGGTACCCCAAGAGATGCGGCAAAAGCAACAGCCTGTTCTTCCTGCTTCCGGCTCACAGCGATAATTTCAGAACCCGGTGTGTCCTGAAGCGCCGAGGCAACTCTCTTGCGTACAATATCCCCGGCTCCGATCAGCCCCCAGCGAAAAGGCTTTGTTTTTTCGTTCATAGTTTCTGTCTCTTCGTTTATAAATTTACTCTTTCCAGGAAAAGAAAGCTAATATAGAAATTATCCTGTTTGGTTTATCAGAAACTCCTTAATATGTTCACTTGAAAATAAGATATCTGATCACCTATTGAACCATTGACGCTTTGCATTAGAAAATCCTTTCAGGAAATGCAGAAAAACGAATTCTGGGCTCATGCCCGATATATTCTACAACCCGTTCCATAATGCCAGCCAGAAAGGAATAGCCGGCAAACAGACAATCAGACTCAGGATCATCATGCTTCCGGCCAGTTGTTCGTCCCCGCCGTAGCGGTTGATCTGAAGCATAATGGCCGTAGCAGGCGGAGAAGCAGCCTGGATAATCAGGGTCTGCGCCAGCAGTGCGTCAGACCTTCCAACCCCTGTCCATACAACCATTAGCATCATAAGGGCCGGCATCAGCAGAAATTTAACGGATAATACCCGCAAGGCATCTTTTAATCCGGGAACCTTTCTCAGGGAAATTCCCCCGATAATAGCCCCGAGAGCAAAATTGGCAAGAGGAACCGTAGCAGTGCCAAGGGTATGAACAGTTTCCGTTACAAATGAAGGAATCGCTCCCTCCAGCTTTGCAAGAACAAGGATTATGGCCAGA
This genomic interval carries:
- a CDS encoding Gfo/Idh/MocA family oxidoreductase is translated as MNEKTKPFRWGLIGAGDIVRKRVASALQDTPGSEIIAVSRKQEEQAVAFAASLGVPKSYSRWEDLVSDPEIDGVYIATPVFMHAPMAIRAAECGKHVLCEKPMALSVAECDAMIEACRNHNVKLGIAYYRHFYPVVKRIREIISSGRLGNVVYAHCTAFESFDVPPDHPRHWFLEKDKAGGGPMFDFGCHRIEMLMYILGDIAEVKGMMTSVKLIREVEDTAIALLRFANNALATITVSHSISTRQDLLEIFGTNASAEVLSLNEGKMVLKLPGGEVPETHLSFHNPHRPLVADFIEAVRENREPAIPGETGRKVNEVLEALYR